Genomic DNA from Oscillospiraceae bacterium:
GTAATAAGTAAAAATCCCGCCCTCTTGCGAGAACGGGATTTTTGGTTGCGGAACTAGGATTCGAACCCAGACAAACAGAGTCAGAGTCTGCCTGAAATGGCTTTATTTCAACGAAAAAACGAAAGCTGACTACTTTTTGACAACTTGATTAAATTTCAAGATTGTTTAACTTGTTTAAAGCGGAGTTCTGCATTGATGCAGCAATATGAGTATATATATTCATTGTAGTTTGAAAATCGGCGTGCCCCAAAATTAGTTGAGATGTTTTAGGGTCAACGCCTGCTCTGTATAATATTGTTGCAAAAGTGTGCCTAAATTGGTGCTGTGTTGCAGTAAGTCCGGTTTCTTTACAGTATTTAGCCCATCTTTTTTTTATCATTTCTGAGGTGAATAGATTATCTCCACCAAAAATAAACCCTTTATTGTTTGCCTTAGGTAATAGATGTTTTTTGAGAATATCCATAAGTGGTACAGTTCTGATGCCGGCAGCGGATTTAGGTAATTTTAATCTTGGCTGATTATATATAAATTCAACAGATTTGTTTACCTTAATAATGTTGTTATCAAAATCAATGTCCTCATATTTTAAGGCGAGGAGCTCACCTCTTCGAAGCCCGGTATAAAGAAGCATATATGGATATAGCCCAAATTCATTGTCTACATTATTTGTTACAATTTTTATTTCTTCCTCAGTTAGTGGCGTTCGTTTATTAACTTTGGCATTTTTAGGAACGATTAAAACGCTTGAAAAATCAGTAATGTTTATTCCTTCTGAAATAGCATATTTAAAAATCAATCCTAGTACAATTTTTATTTTTGATATAATTGATTTTGAAAAGCCTTTTTCGTTGTATTCATATAATAGATTTTGGACCTCGGCAATCGTTATACTTTCAATATCTTTATCATAGAAAACATTGAGCTTTGCAAATATCTCTTTATATCCTTTAAGAGTATTATAAGAAACTGTTTTTTCTTTTTGGACAAGCATCTTTTCACCGAGGTTTTTAAAATTATGCTTTTCTTCAAAATCTTGGCTCATATAGTTTATTACTTGATTTTCTATATCTTTAATTGCAAGCCTTTCGGTTTTGGCAGAGGAATAAAAGAAAACCTCTTTTCCGTTTATCTTTTTCTTTTTTGCCCAACGGCCGTCGGAACGTTGCTTCATTAGTTCACC
This window encodes:
- a CDS encoding site-specific integrase; this translates as MKQRSDGRWAKKKKINGKEVFFYSSAKTERLAIKDIENQVINYMSQDFEEKHNFKNLGEKMLVQKEKTVSYNTLKGYKEIFAKLNVFYDKDIESITIAEVQNLLYEYNEKGFSKSIISKIKIVLGLIFKYAISEGINITDFSSVLIVPKNAKVNKRTPLTEEEIKIVTNNVDNEFGLYPYMLLYTGLRRGELLALKYEDIDFDNNIIKVNKSVEFIYNQPRLKLPKSAAGIRTVPLMDILKKHLLPKANNKGFIFGGDNLFTSEMIKKRWAKYCKETGLTATQHQFRHTFATILYRAGVDPKTSQLILGHADFQTTMNIYTHIAASMQNSALNKLNNLEI